A genomic segment from Nicotiana tabacum cultivar K326 chromosome 9, ASM71507v2, whole genome shotgun sequence encodes:
- the LOC107796066 gene encoding LOB domain-containing protein 4-like: MKESGRKQSAASPCAACKLLRRRCAQDCVFAPYFPADEPQKFASVHKVFGASNVNKMLQELPEHQRGDAVSSMVYEANARVRDPVYGCVGAISSLQQQIDHLQTQLAIAQAEVVHMRMRQFSSMSSGGGTAGNSPENVSPSSRHTQTQPIMSLFTMDILHQKSK; encoded by the exons atgaagGAGAGTGGTAGAAAACAAAGTGCAGCTTCTCCTTGTGCAGCTTGTAAATTGCTAAGGAGGAGATGTGCACAAGATTGTGTTTTTGCACCTTATTTTCCAGCTGATGAGCCACAGAAATTTGCTAGTGTGCATAAAGTTTTTGGTGCTAGCAATGTCAACAAGATGCTTCAG GAATTACCGGAGCATCAACGGGGCGATGCCGTAAGTTCAATGGTGTATGAAGCTAATGCTAGAGTTAGGGATCCAGTTTATGGTTGTGTTGGAGCTATATCAtctttgcaacaacaaattgatcATCTCCAAACACAATTGGCAATTGCACAAGCTGAGGTTGTACACATGAGGATGCGACAATTTTCGTCGATGTCTAGCGGTGGCGGAACGGCCGGAAACTCACCGGAAAATGTGTCGCCGTCGTCCCGACACACTCAAACTCAACCAATCATGTCCCTTTTTACCATGGACATTCTACACCAAAAAAGTAAGTGA